A genomic window from Cumulibacter soli includes:
- a CDS encoding ABC transporter ATP-binding protein: MTTTPLSAQALGIRCDGLRLGYGSRVVSDGLQVHIPEGKLTAIVGPNACGKSTLLRAMVRLLPPDAGVVEIRGRDAASIKHKEFARLVGFLPQEAIAPEGITVERLVARGRFPHQSLLSAWSVQDQRAVEEAMALAGVTELAERHLSALSGGQRQRVWIAMVLAQQTDFLLLDEPTTFLDITHQYDLLRLLERLRNEGRTVVAVLHDINQACRFADHLIAMRDGEIRAQGRPGDILDADLMQSVFDLACQVIPDPVTGTPMVVPNR; this comes from the coding sequence ATGACAACGACACCACTGTCGGCGCAGGCGTTGGGCATCCGCTGCGACGGCCTGAGGCTCGGCTACGGCAGCAGGGTCGTCTCGGACGGCCTACAGGTACACATCCCCGAAGGGAAACTCACCGCGATCGTCGGGCCGAACGCGTGCGGAAAATCGACGCTGCTGCGGGCCATGGTCCGCTTGCTACCGCCTGATGCCGGTGTGGTGGAAATCCGAGGTCGCGACGCCGCCTCAATCAAACATAAGGAGTTCGCCCGACTCGTCGGGTTTCTACCGCAGGAGGCGATCGCGCCGGAGGGAATTACCGTCGAGCGCCTGGTCGCGCGCGGCCGGTTCCCGCATCAGAGCCTGCTGTCGGCATGGTCGGTGCAGGACCAGCGCGCGGTCGAGGAGGCGATGGCGCTCGCAGGGGTGACTGAGCTTGCCGAACGCCACCTCAGTGCGCTGTCCGGCGGTCAGCGCCAACGCGTATGGATTGCCATGGTGCTTGCACAACAGACCGACTTCCTGCTGTTGGACGAGCCAACCACGTTCTTGGACATCACGCACCAATACGACCTACTGAGGTTGCTGGAGCGACTACGCAACGAAGGTCGGACCGTGGTCGCCGTACTGCACGACATCAACCAGGCTTGCCGGTTTGCCGACCACCTCATCGCGATGCGGGACGGCGAAATCCGGGCGCAGGGTCGCCCCGGTGACATCCTCGACGCGGATCTCATGCAGTCGGTGTTCGACCTGGCCTGTCAGGTGATCCCGGACCCGGTCACCGGTACGCCGATGGTCGTGCCGAACCGGTGA
- a CDS encoding FecCD family ABC transporter permease, which translates to MSDLVLRAGPVSLRVRRRLIIVTGMLLLLIATVSLLGLCFGADWSTPGDALAALFGHGDEVVVIRDWRLPRVLAAIVFGAGLGISGAIFQNVTRNALGSPDVIGLDAGSYTGALLALTLLGGTTFGLSSGAVLGGLLAAGLIYFLSRGGSQVGLRLIIIGIAINAMLTAVNQWIILRSDLEIAIAGTVWSSGSLSGIGWDDVALPFTVVGVLTLCALLLARAMHQSTLGDAAAHATGVNLGLLRPALIVVGVGLTAAVTATCGPIVFIALAAPQIGRRLAGTEGVGLLPAMVTGAALLLIADVTAQMALAPLNLPVGVVTTAIGGAYLIWLLIREARR; encoded by the coding sequence ATGAGCGATCTTGTGCTGCGTGCCGGACCGGTTAGCCTGCGGGTCCGACGTCGCCTCATCATCGTCACCGGGATGCTGCTGTTGCTCATCGCAACCGTCAGTCTGCTGGGTCTGTGCTTCGGCGCGGACTGGTCCACTCCCGGTGATGCGCTCGCGGCGCTATTCGGTCACGGCGACGAGGTCGTCGTCATTCGAGACTGGCGGCTGCCGCGCGTACTCGCCGCGATCGTCTTTGGCGCGGGCCTTGGGATCTCTGGCGCGATCTTCCAGAACGTGACCAGGAATGCGCTCGGCAGCCCCGATGTGATCGGTCTGGACGCCGGCTCGTACACCGGTGCGCTGCTCGCGCTCACCCTGCTCGGCGGTACGACCTTCGGGCTCTCCAGCGGCGCCGTACTCGGCGGGCTGCTTGCTGCGGGGCTGATCTACTTTCTGTCCCGGGGCGGATCTCAGGTCGGTCTGCGACTGATCATCATCGGTATCGCCATCAACGCGATGCTGACGGCGGTGAATCAGTGGATCATCCTGCGCTCGGATCTGGAGATCGCCATCGCCGGGACCGTCTGGAGTTCTGGTTCGCTCAGCGGTATCGGATGGGACGACGTCGCGTTGCCGTTCACCGTCGTTGGCGTTCTCACCCTGTGTGCACTGTTGCTGGCTCGCGCTATGCATCAGTCGACCTTGGGTGACGCGGCGGCGCACGCGACCGGCGTCAACCTGGGTCTGCTGCGCCCCGCTTTGATCGTCGTCGGAGTGGGGCTGACCGCGGCCGTGACTGCGACCTGCGGGCCGATCGTGTTCATCGCGTTGGCCGCACCGCAGATCGGACGACGACTGGCAGGTACCGAAGGGGTCGGTCTGCTACCGGCCATGGTCACCGGCGCGGCGCTACTGCTTATTGCCGATGTCACGGCGCAGATGGCGCTGGCGCCCTTGAACTTGCCCGTCGGCGTGGTCACGACCGCGATCGGTGGGGCGTATCTGATTTGGCTGCTGATAAGGGAGGCACGTCGATGA
- a CDS encoding FecCD family ABC transporter permease codes for MALTATTTTRRQPWLILWVLTGALLVLCVLSLAVGAGEVGFSDAAQVLIGGGDEVSRATVLGVRVPRTLLGIVIGAALAVSGALIQAFSRNPLADPGILGATAGASTAMTIGATLGLLGSQLAQLSIAFFGAAIAGIAVYLIGRDIPSRLVLAGTALSAVLMGVSLLLRILYPDTLDAYRYWSVGTLAGREQANLWLPVVLILLALLAAMLVARQLDTVALGDDVASTLGARLRIIRPAILLLVTLLAGLATAAVGPIVFLGLIAPHIARRILPASVPWLCAFSLVLGPIVLIAADIVGRVLLPTGEVPVAIPVAFLGAIVLIGVVRRYGEATL; via the coding sequence GTGGCGTTGACGGCTACGACGACGACTAGACGCCAGCCCTGGCTGATTCTGTGGGTACTCACCGGTGCACTGCTCGTGCTCTGTGTGTTGAGCCTGGCGGTGGGGGCCGGCGAGGTCGGTTTTAGCGACGCGGCGCAGGTCCTCATCGGCGGGGGTGACGAGGTCAGCCGGGCGACCGTGCTTGGTGTGCGGGTGCCGCGCACGCTGCTGGGGATCGTGATCGGAGCGGCCCTGGCCGTCTCGGGCGCACTCATTCAGGCCTTTAGCCGCAACCCGCTGGCCGATCCGGGGATCCTCGGCGCGACGGCGGGTGCCAGTACGGCGATGACCATCGGCGCGACGCTAGGCCTGCTTGGCAGCCAACTCGCGCAGCTGTCGATCGCGTTCTTTGGGGCAGCGATCGCCGGGATCGCGGTGTACCTGATTGGTCGAGACATCCCGTCGCGGCTGGTGCTGGCCGGTACGGCGCTCAGCGCGGTCCTGATGGGTGTCTCGCTGTTGCTGCGCATCTTGTATCCGGACACCCTCGACGCCTATCGCTATTGGTCGGTGGGCACGCTCGCAGGTCGTGAGCAGGCGAATCTGTGGCTGCCCGTGGTGTTGATTCTGCTGGCTTTACTGGCGGCGATGCTGGTTGCTCGGCAACTCGACACAGTGGCATTGGGCGATGATGTGGCATCGACCCTCGGTGCGCGACTGCGCATCATTCGTCCGGCGATCCTGCTGCTGGTGACGTTGCTGGCCGGTCTCGCGACCGCAGCGGTCGGCCCGATCGTGTTCCTCGGCTTGATTGCACCGCATATCGCGCGCCGGATTCTCCCTGCGTCAGTGCCATGGCTGTGTGCCTTCAGCTTGGTGCTCGGCCCGATCGTGCTGATCGCCGCCGACATCGTCGGTCGAGTTCTGCTGCCCACCGGTGAGGTGCCGGTGGCGATCCCCGTTGCATTCCTCGGTGCGATCGTGCTCATCGGCGTCGTACGCCGATACGGCGAGGCAACGCTATGA
- a CDS encoding siderophore-interacting protein: MAAQKAQGDGVQRIPYPIGIRVATLLRREFVTERMVRLTVGGPGLDGTHTYQADDHVKLIFPNADGVLRLPEPNDRQMLDWPKDTGPNRDYTIRRYDPVARELDLDVVLHDGGLASEWARTAEIPSQIALAGPPGAKAFPHTYDYYVLVGDSTALPAIGRFLSENPDLPARVLVTVEHPAQRDYPLDLGDRDPVIWVERADDPDELIAAVESVLGSGRGFLFAAGEADFIKPLRRWSKGKLDSVITGYWKRGVDGYDDD; the protein is encoded by the coding sequence ATGGCCGCCCAGAAGGCCCAGGGCGACGGGGTTCAGCGGATCCCGTATCCGATCGGCATCCGGGTGGCGACGTTGCTGCGGCGCGAGTTCGTGACCGAGCGGATGGTCCGCCTCACCGTCGGGGGTCCCGGACTCGACGGTACGCACACGTACCAAGCCGACGACCACGTGAAGCTCATCTTCCCGAACGCCGACGGCGTACTGCGGCTACCCGAGCCGAACGACCGTCAGATGCTCGACTGGCCCAAGGACACCGGGCCGAACCGCGACTACACGATTCGCCGTTACGATCCCGTGGCGCGCGAGTTGGACCTCGATGTGGTGCTGCATGACGGCGGCCTGGCCTCCGAGTGGGCGCGCACCGCCGAGATCCCCTCGCAGATCGCGCTCGCCGGGCCACCAGGAGCCAAGGCATTCCCGCACACGTACGACTATTACGTGCTGGTCGGGGACAGTACGGCCCTACCAGCGATTGGGCGCTTCCTGAGCGAGAACCCAGATCTGCCCGCGCGGGTGCTGGTAACGGTCGAACATCCGGCACAACGCGACTACCCGCTCGATCTGGGCGATCGCGACCCGGTGATCTGGGTGGAGCGCGCAGATGATCCGGATGAGTTGATCGCGGCCGTTGAGTCCGTCCTCGGATCCGGGCGCGGGTTCCTGTTTGCCGCCGGGGAAGCTGACTTCATCAAACCGTTGCGGCGGTGGAGTAAAGGCAAACTCGACAGCGTGATCACCGGCTACTGGAAGCGTGGCGTTGACGGCTACGACGACGACTAG